The sequence GATCCGGGTCCGGCAACGTGATTCAAATGCGTCGCTGGACGAAGGCTGAGGCGGTGCCGTGCGAGGCGGCTTCAACGTCGGCGTCAACGTCAACGTCGATCGTCGAGGCGCCTTGCCCGAGACATGGGACACCGGGTCACGGCGACTAAGCGGGCGACTGAACGGCTCACTCCCCGAGCCCCAGCAAATGCTTGCGCAAGGTCGGCGCACGCGTCGACGGATCGAGCCAGATGCCGAAGAACGCACGCGCAAACGCAGGATCGTCGAACTCGCCCGTCATGCGATCGCCCGCATAAAAGCGCACGCCCTTATCCGGCAGATTGACCGCGCTCAACTGATCGCCGGGCGCGACGTCGACGAACGCCTGCAGCATGTCCGCGCGCCAGCGCGCTAGCGTCTCGGCGGGAATCGGCGCATCGGCCAGACGTTTGATCTCGCCGATACCCGTCTCCGCCAGCCGCTCACGCTTGATTCCGCGCGTATAGACAATGTGCAACGCAAAGCGCTCGTCGTAATCGACCGGCGTGCGTTCGCTCCACAATTGCGCGCGATACAGCCGGAAGCCGAACACGGTGAAATCCCCTTCGCCGACGAGTTTCGCCGACTGCACGTCGCCGCGCCAATCGGCGCAGGCGGCGCCGGCCCACAGCACCAGCAGCAGCAGCAGCAGAGCGGCGAGCTTGCGCATGTCAGTCCGCCCGGGCGAGCACGAACTGCATCACGTCGGTGCGCCCTTCGTCGAAACCGGCTTCGCAATACGCCAGATACAGCCGCCAGGTCCGCACGAAAATCTCGTCGAAGCCCTGCGTCCGGATCGTATCGAGTTGCGCTTCGAACTCACTGCGCCAGCGGCGCAAGGTCTCGGCATAATCGCGGCCGAATGCCAGCGACGTCGACGCCACCAGCTTGCCGCGCCGTGCCGCGTCGATGAAACGCTGCGGGCTCGGCAGCATGCCGCCCGGAAAAATGAATTCGCGGATGAAGTCGCTGGTCGCGCGATACGCGGCGAAATGCGAGTCGTCGATCGTGATGGTTTGCACCACCGCGCGCGCGCCGGGCAGCAGACGCTCACGCAGAATGCTGAAGTACGTCGGCCAGAATTTCTCGCCGACCGCCTCGAACATTTCGATCGATACGATGCCGTCGTATTGCCCGGTCAGCGTCCGGTAGTCACGCAGTTCGAGCTGCACATGATCGTCGAGACCGGCCTCGCTCACGCGCGTCCGGCCGAATTCGAGCTGCGCCGGCGAGATCGTCACGCCATGCACCTGAATGCCCTGGCGCGCCGCATGCATCGCGAAACCGCCCCAGCCGCAGCCAATTTCCAGCACCCGCATGCCCGCGCGCAACCCGAGTGTATCGATGATGCGTTGATACTTCGCGTGCTGCGCGTCTTCGAGCGATTGATGGAAATCGCCGTCGAACACCGCGCTCGAATACGTGAAGGTCGGATCGAGCCACTGCGCGTAAAACGCGTTGCCGATGTCGTAATGCGCGTGAATATTGCGCCGGCTGCCCGAGCGCGTATTCGGCCGCAGCTTGTGGCGCAACCCATACCAGAGTTGCGCGAGCCAGCCGCCGTACACCGTGCGTTGCAGCGCGCGTTCGTTGCGGATCGCGACCCGCAGCAGCGCGGCGAGATCCGGCGTATCGACCCAGAACGAACGCCACGCGTCGGCGAAACCGATGTCGCCCTTGCGCAGAATCGCGCCGCACGCGCGCCAGTCACGCAACTCCAGACGCGCGCCCGGCGCCGCGTGCGGATCGCCGAACACATGCGGCTGACCGTCGGGCGTGATCAGTTCCAGATGCCCGACCTGAATCCGCTCGAGCAAGGACAGAAACAGACGGGCTGACGCGGGGGCGGATTGTTGCCCGCTCAGGGTTCTGGAAAGCGCCATGGCGGAATCTCCTCAATCGGACGAAATGGAACGCGCAGCGGTGGACGGTTGGCCCGCTGCGGCGTGGTCGGTGGATGCGTCGGCATTGCGCCCCGGCGCGGGATGTTTGCCGTAGAACGGCGCTTTCTTCAGCACGAGGCGCACGGCCTGCCAATGAATTCTGGCGACGACGCCGAGCGTCAACAGCGGCTGGCGCAGCAACGCGCCGAACGCGCTGGCGCGTGTCAGCGGTTGCAGATGGCCACCCAGCGCGGTGCGGATTAGCAGACCGTCGGCGTCGCGGTAGTCGATCGCGACCGCCGCGTAATGCCGCGTCTCCCTGACGCGAAACGTGTAGCCACCTTCCACACGGCAAAACGGCGACACGTGCAGCACTTTTCTGCACATGAGTTGCGTCTCCGCGGTGATCGGCGCGTTGCCTTCGGCGCTCAACAGATAGCTGTGACGCGCGCCGAAGGTGTTGCGCACTTCGGCCAGCAGCGCGCGCAGATTCCCGTCGCGGTCGTGACAGAACCAGAAGCTCACCGGATTAAACGCGTAGCCGAACACGCGCGGAAACGCTTGCAACCAGATCTTGCCGTCCGCTTCGTCGATGCCCGCCGCCGATAGTTGCGCGCGCATCCACACGGCAAGATCGCTGCCGTCGCGCGGACCGTGGTCGCGCGTATGCAGACCAAGCGGCCGCCAACGGTCGATGCCGAACCAGCCGCTAGAAAGCGACGCCAGCCGGTCCAGGTCGCAGCGCACGTAGAACACCGGATACGTGAAGCGATGCGGCCGTGGCCGCAGACGCTCGTGCATCACCTGCCCCGTCAGGAGCCAGGCGGCCGGATCGACGCTGGCGCGGTCGGGACTCATAGCTTCGCCCATGCCGGTGAAGCGTCGAAATCGGCGGCCACGCGCAGCGCCGATTTCAGGCCGTCCTCGTGAAAACCGTAGCCCGTCCATGCGCCCGCGAACCACGTGCGGCGCTTGCCTTGCAACTGCGGCAGACGGTGCTGCGCATCGATCGCGGCCAGATCGAACAGCGGATGGTCGTAGACGAAGCGGCGCAATTCGGTGCCCGGCGCGGGCTGCGTCACCGGATTCAGCGTGACGACCAGCGGTGTCTTGAACGGCAGCGGCTGCAACTGGTTCACCAGATAACTGACGCACACCGGATGCGTGCCGTCGACCCGGCGGCTGCCCAGGTAATTCCATGCCGACCACACGCGTTGCCGGCGCGGCAGCAGACTCGTATCGGTATGCAGCACGGCAACGTTCGGCTGATAGCGCACCGCGCTCAACACGCCGCGCTCGTCCTGATCGGCGTCTTCCAGCAGACGCAGCGTGGTCGGCGCGTGGGTGGCGAGCACCACGGCGTCGAAGCGCTGCGCGCTGTCGTCGGTAAAAATGTCGACGCCGTGCGCGTCACGCCGCACGCCGCGCACGGCGGTGTCGATGCGCACGTCGGTGAGCGTGTCGACGATGCGGCGCACATATTCACGCCCGCCGCCGACCACCGTCCGCCACTGCGGACGCCGGTTCACCTGCAGCAACGCGTGGTTCAGGCAGAAGCGCAGGAACGTGGTGGCTGGGAACGCGAGAATGTCGGAGGTCGCGCTCGACCAGATCGCGGCGGCCATCGGCAGCAGATAGTGGCGCTGGAACGCGCCGCCGTAGCCGCCGGCCGTCAGCAGGTCGCCCATCGACGCGCGCGTTTGCGTCGCGAGTTCGAGGTTCTGCTGGGCGCTGCCGTTAAAACGCATGATGTCGCGCAGCATGCCGATGAACGTCGGTGAGAACAGGTTGCGGCGTTGTGCGAACACGGTGTTCAGATTGGTGCCGGCCCATTCGAGGCGGCCTTCGTCGAGCGAGACCGAGAAGGTCATTTCGCTCGGGTGCGACTGCACGCCCAGTTCGGCGAACAGCGCGATCAGATTCGGGTAGGTGCGGTCGTTGAACACCAGGAAGCCGGTGTCGACGGGATGCGTGTGGCCTTCGAGCGTGACGTCGACGGTATTGGTGTGACCGCCAATGTAGCCGGCCGATTCGAACAGCGTGACCTGATGGTTGCGCGCCAGCAGATAAGCACTGGCGAGGCCCGAGATGCCGCCGCCGATAACCGCGACCCGCGAGCCGCGCGGTAGTGGGGTGGTCGGTGCGGGGTGGGTCATGGGCGCGTCTCCTGATCGGGGGGCGCGCAGTCGGTGAATAGGATGTGGCGGGGGTTGCGCGTCCTTGAGGGGATTTACGCAACGCGGACCGGAATGGATGCAGGGGTGGCGGAATTAGGGGGCTGATTCTGTGATGTGAAATGGGCGCAGCGGGATGATCCGCATGCGCCCATTTCATGGCTTGGCTTGTTAGTCTCGCGCCAGGCGGCGCGAGACGGGTGGCGAGACGACGCTCCGCCGATGCGTTTTAGTGCAGCGGGATGATCAGATGCTGGCCGATCAGGATCAGATTGGGGTTCGGCAGGTTGTTGCGCTTCTGCACGTCCACATAGCGGGCGCCGCTGCCCAACTGGCTGAGCGCGATGGCGTTCAGCGTGTCGCCCGACCGCACCACGTAGGTCTTCTCGCCGCCGCTTGCCGCCGTGGTCAGCACCTGGTCGCTGATGAAATATTTGCGCAGCAGGTCGAGATACGCCGGCGACTGCTTGACCTTGGCGATGGCCGAGTTCAGGTAGATCAGCAGCGCGCCGTCTTCCTTGCGCACGCCGACCTTGTACGAGAGGTTCGAGCCGTCGAGCTTGGTGACCGCGAACTTCAGGTCGGTGCCCTTGATCTCCGCGACGCCGAACGGATAGTCGTACACGATCGCATCGACCTGGTGGCCGTCGAGGAAGTGCGCCATCCACGAGCGCTGTCCTTCGATGCTCGCGTCCGACAACTCGACGATCTTGCTATCCGGAAAGGCTTTCTGCACGAACGCCTTCACGTCGGGGTCGCCTTGCAGCACGCCGACCGTCTTGCCCGCCAGATCCGCCGCGGAGCGCACCGGCGAACCCTGCGCGACGATCAGCGAATAGCCGAAGTCCTCGACGTACGGAATCGAATACACGACGCCGCTCGGCGTGTTGTCGGGGAAGGTCAGACCGTCCATCGCGACATCGACGACCGCGTTGCCCTGCTGGTCGGTTTTCGTGAGCTGGTCGGGGACTGCCGGGTAGGTGTCCACGCCGTGATGCGTGTCGACCGTGATGGTCGGATGATCGCCCGAGGTGAACTCTTTCTGCGCGAACAGCAGCTTGGCGAAGTCGACGTTGAAGCCTTGCGGCTTGCCGTTGTCTTCCGAGTAGAACGGCCGCGACGGATTTTCGACGCTGACACGCACGACGCCGTTGCTCAGGATCGATTTCAGCGTGTCCTTGTTGGGCACGAAGCCGTCTGGATTGTTGGCGACGGGCGGCGTCGCGGCCGTGGTGGTGCCGCTGTTGCTGTTGCCGTTGCCGTTGCTGCCGGTATTGCCGTTGCTGCCGCCGTTGCCGTTATTGCCGGTGTCGATGCCGTTCACCGTGGCGGCATCTTTGTTACCGCCCTGCCCGTAGTTGAGGTTTTTCAGGCCGCCTTCGTGGATGTACCAACCAGCCGCCAGCAAAATCAGGAAAAGAACCGAACCCAGAATTTTCTTCATTTTTGGTCGAGTCGAGTTATCGGAGGGTGCGCGGAGGGTGCACCGGGATTAGTGCGGTGCGGTCGGCGAGCCGATTTGCGGGGCGGGTGGCGTAAGCGTGCCCATTTCGGTGGCGGCCTTTGCTTGCTGCACTTCGGCGCTTTCCATCAGCGACGTTTCCATTTCGGAAAACGCTTTATTGACCGAGTTCATGACCGAATCGAGCGCGGCGTCGGTTTTGATTTGCGCGAAGGTGTCGCTGGTCTGCATGCCGGCGATCTTGTTCATGCGTTGCGCGGACTGCGACATATCCCACAGCGCCTTGGCGCGGTCGATCGCGTCGGCGAAACGCTTGAGTTCGTCCTGTACCTGTTTATAGCGGCCCTCGCGAAATGCGAGCAGCTTTTTCATGGTCGCCAGCTGGTTTTCGAAACGCGCGGCGTCTTCCGGATATTGCTTTTTGAATTGCGCGGTTTTGTCTTCGAAGTTTTTTACTTCGGTGCGGAAATCGGTGATGCTTTTCTTGAAGCGCTCGGCGCCTTCCTGTTTTTCGGCCAGTTCGTTGTAGAGCGTTTCGATCGGATTGGATTTCGCTTCGTTCACGAACATCTTGACCTTCTGGTTCGCGAACTTCATGGCGAGCACGGGACCGAAGTTGATCGCGGCGAGACCGATGACCGCGGCGAGAATCAGGCCGACGAGGCCTTTGACCAGCAGGATGGCGAGCGGCGCACCGATGGCGATGCACAACCCGATAATCGACCACTTGATGAGCTTGTACTTCGTGCTGCTTTTGGTCGCGTCAACGACCGTATTGCCGACTGACATGTGAATCCCCTTTTGAAGCCTGTTTTACAAAACTGCGTTTGCAAAAAAACTTACGGGACGTCTTTGTGGCTTGTGCGGCTTTATTACTTTGCCGTTGCGGGCTGGGTTTTTGGACTCCAGCGGGCAAACGCGGTATGACTTTACAACCACTCAGGCGACGGGGGAAGTGGGGGTGGTTTTGGCGTGCGATTGGAAAGGGTTGGCAGGAAATTAAACGCTCGTTGATTCTGACGAAGTCAAGTCGCGAATATTTCACAATGCTTTCATTGAGGTTGTGGGGCGTGACGTCATCTTCTGATACGTCACGCCCATGCCGAAACCCTTCTGCGTTCGCGCGGCCGCGCGGCGCTTCGCTCACGCTGGAGCTTTTGCCGGCGCGGCGAGCCATTCGCGGCCCTTCAGCAAGCCGTTCCAGTACAACCACGGCAGAAAGCCGGACTTCAGATGCCAGGCGAGCGCGCGCGGCACCGTTGGGTCGAGCGGGAAGGTGGGCAGCAGTTTGCCGCCGTAGCCGAATTCCGCCAGCACGACCTTGCCTCTCTCGACCGTCAGCGGACACGCGCCGTATCCGTCGTAGAGCGCAGGCAATGGTTTAGCGTCGATCGACGCCAGCAGATTTTCGGCGACGACCACGATCTGTTTGCGAACCGCCGCGGCCGTTTTGGCGTTGGGCGCGGAACACGCATCGCCGAGGGCGAACACCTCCGGATAGCGCGGATGCATCAGCGTCGCGTGATCGACTTCGCACCAGCCGGCTTTGTCGGCGAGCACGCTGTTGCTGACCACGGGCGGCGGAAGCTGCGGCGGGACCACGTGAAGCATGTCGAACGGCTTCTCGACACGAACGACGCCGCCGGCCGCGTCCTTCACGGCGAACGTTGCGATCTTGCGAGCGCCGTCGACGCTGATCAGATTCGAGCCGAACGCCAGCGACGCCTGATAGCGCTCCACGTATTTCATCAACGACGGCACGAATGCCGCCACGCCGAACAGCACGTCGCCGGCCAGATTGAATTCGACCTCGACCTTGTCGAGCACGTGCTGTTTGCGC is a genomic window of Paraburkholderia bryophila containing:
- a CDS encoding NAD(P)/FAD-dependent oxidoreductase — encoded protein: MTHPAPTTPLPRGSRVAVIGGGISGLASAYLLARNHQVTLFESAGYIGGHTNTVDVTLEGHTHPVDTGFLVFNDRTYPNLIALFAELGVQSHPSEMTFSVSLDEGRLEWAGTNLNTVFAQRRNLFSPTFIGMLRDIMRFNGSAQQNLELATQTRASMGDLLTAGGYGGAFQRHYLLPMAAAIWSSATSDILAFPATTFLRFCLNHALLQVNRRPQWRTVVGGGREYVRRIVDTLTDVRIDTAVRGVRRDAHGVDIFTDDSAQRFDAVVLATHAPTTLRLLEDADQDERGVLSAVRYQPNVAVLHTDTSLLPRRQRVWSAWNYLGSRRVDGTHPVCVSYLVNQLQPLPFKTPLVVTLNPVTQPAPGTELRRFVYDHPLFDLAAIDAQHRLPQLQGKRRTWFAGAWTGYGFHEDGLKSALRVAADFDASPAWAKL
- a CDS encoding chalcone isomerase family protein, whose amino-acid sequence is MRKLAALLLLLLVLWAGAACADWRGDVQSAKLVGEGDFTVFGFRLYRAQLWSERTPVDYDERFALHIVYTRGIKRERLAETGIGEIKRLADAPIPAETLARWRADMLQAFVDVAPGDQLSAVNLPDKGVRFYAGDRMTGEFDDPAFARAFFGIWLDPSTRAPTLRKHLLGLGE
- a CDS encoding transporter substrate-binding and LysM peptidoglycan-binding domain-containing protein — its product is MKKILGSVLFLILLAAGWYIHEGGLKNLNYGQGGNKDAATVNGIDTGNNGNGGSNGNTGSNGNGNSNSGTTTAATPPVANNPDGFVPNKDTLKSILSNGVVRVSVENPSRPFYSEDNGKPQGFNVDFAKLLFAQKEFTSGDHPTITVDTHHGVDTYPAVPDQLTKTDQQGNAVVDVAMDGLTFPDNTPSGVVYSIPYVEDFGYSLIVAQGSPVRSAADLAGKTVGVLQGDPDVKAFVQKAFPDSKIVELSDASIEGQRSWMAHFLDGHQVDAIVYDYPFGVAEIKGTDLKFAVTKLDGSNLSYKVGVRKEDGALLIYLNSAIAKVKQSPAYLDLLRKYFISDQVLTTAASGGEKTYVVRSGDTLNAIALSQLGSGARYVDVQKRNNLPNPNLILIGQHLIIPLH
- a CDS encoding SAM-dependent methyltransferase, with the protein product MALSRTLSGQQSAPASARLFLSLLERIQVGHLELITPDGQPHVFGDPHAAPGARLELRDWRACGAILRKGDIGFADAWRSFWVDTPDLAALLRVAIRNERALQRTVYGGWLAQLWYGLRHKLRPNTRSGSRRNIHAHYDIGNAFYAQWLDPTFTYSSAVFDGDFHQSLEDAQHAKYQRIIDTLGLRAGMRVLEIGCGWGGFAMHAARQGIQVHGVTISPAQLEFGRTRVSEAGLDDHVQLELRDYRTLTGQYDGIVSIEMFEAVGEKFWPTYFSILRERLLPGARAVVQTITIDDSHFAAYRATSDFIREFIFPGGMLPSPQRFIDAARRGKLVASTSLAFGRDYAETLRRWRSEFEAQLDTIRTQGFDEIFVRTWRLYLAYCEAGFDEGRTDVMQFVLARAD
- a CDS encoding DUF1365 domain-containing protein, translated to MSPDRASVDPAAWLLTGQVMHERLRPRPHRFTYPVFYVRCDLDRLASLSSGWFGIDRWRPLGLHTRDHGPRDGSDLAVWMRAQLSAAGIDEADGKIWLQAFPRVFGYAFNPVSFWFCHDRDGNLRALLAEVRNTFGARHSYLLSAEGNAPITAETQLMCRKVLHVSPFCRVEGGYTFRVRETRHYAAVAIDYRDADGLLIRTALGGHLQPLTRASAFGALLRQPLLTLGVVARIHWQAVRLVLKKAPFYGKHPAPGRNADASTDHAAAGQPSTAARSISSD
- a CDS encoding NAD(P)/FAD-dependent oxidoreductase, with amino-acid sequence MSTTAAASDSPETFDIVVIGGGAAGIGVTASLLRRRPGLRIAIVEPAERHFYQPAWTLVGGGAFNIGDTVRPMSSVMPERAHWIRASANAIDPEQHLVRLDNGRALAYQRLIVCPGLRLAWEKIEGLEETLGKNGVTSNYRFDLAPYTWQLVRELKGGKALFTQPGMPIKCAGAPQKALYLSCDYWRKQHVLDKVEVEFNLAGDVLFGVAAFVPSLMKYVERYQASLAFGSNLISVDGARKIATFAVKDAAGGVVRVEKPFDMLHVVPPQLPPPVVSNSVLADKAGWCEVDHATLMHPRYPEVFALGDACSAPNAKTAAAVRKQIVVVAENLLASIDAKPLPALYDGYGACPLTVERGKVVLAEFGYGGKLLPTFPLDPTVPRALAWHLKSGFLPWLYWNGLLKGREWLAAPAKAPA